AGTAGTATCAGCGTGAGCAGCAGCCCAGAGAGAGAAGCAGTGTGGTGGCGCTGGTTGTTTATTTGTGCAGTGCTAATAGTAGCAATTCGGCCGCGCCCTAGTCAGGGAATAACCATCTTAATGATTTGGTCTCCCTGGGAGAGGTCAAAAGTCAGATGAAACTCTGAGAAACCAACATGTACAAGTGCTGTTCCTAAGCTGGACTTGTCTGTTGTCTCTGCAACTCTGTAATCAGGTGCTTTCTTGATCAGGTCttaaaagagattttaatcCCAAGGAACTTCCTGAGATAAGAAAagttaaacaaataaagaaaacccCACTAGTATTATCAGTACGAGCAACAGTAACAgtacaggaagaaaaacattttggttcAGTCGCCTGCTTAGCTCAGCAAGAATTttaacagtgttgttgttttggtggtGTACCTCTGCTGCACGGTCTCCAAACTGGGCCAGGACTTTGGTTCTGTAGTCTGGAATGATGCACATGGGATTACTGGACAGGTTGAGTTTCTCCAAACAGGGCAGAGAGCCGATGTTCCTGATCTCCTccaactgcaaacacacacaagaccCTCGTTAAATTCTGGACTTTACACAAGAGCTATGGTCGGATGTTTTTCTTCACGGTCTTAAGTTTATTTAATTAGTGTGTATTGGAGAGTGAACAGTTGAGAGATGATACATTTGGGGTATTTGCAATTAATATGGATAATCAATGACTTTCTTtgaatacaaaaaatatgtggGAAATGTGTCTTGCACTCTTACAATAAAGGCGGAAAAAGAAAGATATCGTTGCATGTATCTACATCACTTTGACTACGAGACCATCGAGACATCCACAATGTGATCACCTGAGCCAGCTGGTTGTGGCTGAGGTCCAGGTTGACTAGAGAGTAGAGCTTAGTGAGGCCGGTCAGTTGGTCCAGCTGATTGCCGGCCAGGCTCAGGGTTTTGATGTTGCCCAGACGGGTGTGAGCAGCTTCCAGGACCTTCAGGCTGTTATAAGACAGATCCACGTGCACCAGATTGTACAGGTGCTGCAACCACAGAACAGTTACTTCAGTACAGCTATTAATGACAAACTGCAGGGACGTCTTGCTGCACCTGTCAAGAGCAGCTGCCTTTTGATTCTAGGTTTGAGTGTAAAATAATACTAACTGGTATGTTGATCAATCTAAAAACAACTACAGGTATATCACAATAATCAACAGTGgaaatgatgattttttgcAACCTCTGAAATGATAATGACACTAATATAAAAGGAcgagtgtcctcacagagccAACGTGTTCTTCGTCACATGTTCACGTACCTGGAGGTTTTCCACTGTGGACAGCTGGTTGTAGCTCAGATCCAGAAACTCCACCTTAGGAATCAGTTTCTACAACAGAGAAAAACCCTGTTTCAGCACACATGTACTGCTGTATGGAGCCTCAAATTTCAAATTAACAACCTGACCTCCTGATACAACACTGTAATCTGACTGAAGATTAAAACTATGTTTAGGTTTGGTGGGCATGTCTCACCACTGAGTTGTCGATGGTGCTGATGCAGTTGTGACTCATGTCCAGCGTGGTCAGGTTTCTCCACACAGGAATGACAGCTGTGACGGGACAGCCAGACTCCGCCCCCTCAGCCTCCCACTGTGAGAACTCGCTCGCCTCCGGGACCAGAATCGACTGGAGGACGCCAGAACATATatcacacaacatacaacacctGATTCAAAAAGGTTGGGACGTTGTGTGAAACATAAACAAATTCCAATcgtttgcaaacaaactgtatttACCAGCAACAGTTttaagtgttcctgagcccatgtagtaatacCCTATATACAATCACAAGTGGcgaacctcgccccatccttgcttgtgaacgactgagcttttcaaggatgcccctttcatacccgatcatgatactatcacgtgttaccaatgaacctgttcacctgtggaatGTTTGATTTACAACATCTGATTACGATTTACACAGTGTGCCAACTTTTTGGGAATCGGGGTTAGGGCAGAGGGCTGAGTAGTATTTAGTCCAAACTGTACCATCATAGTTTCCGTGGAGCGGTGGATACTCAGAGTCGCCAAACTCGACCTCAGAGACGGCAGACCTCGAATCTGCTGAGAGCTGCACTCGCTGATCTAAAGAGGGACGGGAGGGACAGAAGTTATTGTTCCAATCTATATCTCAATGATTTTCtgtaaagtcaaaataaaatctCCATCAAAATGCATTGCTTACTGATCGACACCATTATGAATACACTCAAAACTGCAGGGGTGTCTAACTGTAGTTattgaaaaataatatatataaagagGCTATTTCATGCAATCAAGTGTGTTATTTTTTCTTATAACAGTCTCTTATTAAAAAAAGTAGATTATTCTGCTTGCCAgcgataaaaataaaagtactgataATTAATATTCTGTGGCAAATACAAATTAAGAATCATTcggctgctgtgtgtgagctGTTTGATTATCAAATAATTTTTGTAACCACTCAGAATCTAGTATTCCTTTGTTGCTGGtgcacagttaaaaaaaaaaaaaagatagatcAGAGTAATACCACAGATAGTCATTCCCCACCAGGGTAAAACACTGCAGGGAATGGAGTAAATTATCATATTGGTTGTATCAAACCATCCATTTTGATAAAACCTTGCTCGGTCTAATGAGAAGCAACGCCAGCAGAGATTTCCTCTTCGTATCCATCCATAATATTTGCACTAACCGGGGGCCACAGTCTGTTATAAATAGTGTTCATTATCCGATTATCAAATATATGGGTCGTGTGTGACATGAATGAGGCAGCAATTCTACATGTGTGCAGACAGGAGTAATTcgaagacagaaaaacagacaggtcCAGACCTCTATCTGCAGAAGTGCTTTGAAAACAGACAGGTCGAAGGGGAGACTGCTCTCCTGGATGTTACTGGTTCCTACTGGACCTCTGGTACCAGACATCTGAACAGAGAAAAATCCCAGTCAGAACATTCACTACCTCTGCTCCTTAAACAACACTACACTGAATGAAGTTGACTTGAGTTAAATAAAGAGATGTGTGTGACCTTGAGGTATCGCAGCCGGCAGGTGAAGTCGAGGATGTGTCCCAGGTCTGTCTTGGCGTCTCCGTTACAGCAGGTTGGTTTGGCCAGACGTAGCTGCTGGGAGACGGAGTAAAGCtgcagaggatggagagaaaacacCTCGCCAGCCTGCAGCAACTGCTCACCtacaagaaacaaacacacagcggtCTGAAGCTGCTCACAGTGCAAGATTTCATCtgaacaattacattttttgtaggTTAGTCAGTTTACTGTTCACAGCTGTTGTTTCACAGAACATCTACAAACCAGAtgttgacaataactgaaacttacaacaaaaatgtttttttattagtaGTCAAGTTATATTTTGGTGCACAAACATGAACTGTTGGCGACCAGGGAGAGATTAAACTTGAATAACTGTTTTGTGGAAACTGGATGGTTACAGCTGCTGAGAGTAGCAGGGTTCAGCTGCAACAGATCATAAGCTTTGAAAAGTGCTAAATATTTTGGGGCTCTGAgcaaccaaaacacaaaagcaaagtctttcaggagaaaaaatgtaaacttaACAGGCTTCTGTTTCACATCAAGTCATTGTGGAATCAAAGAGTCAACCCAGTCTATGTGCCACGTTTACATCCTTATGATGTTCTCCTAAATAATCTCTTAATGATCTCTTACATTAAAAGTATATGAAGAACTACAGGGAGAAATCCTCTACAGCAACAAGGAGCGGAAACACACCACTCTAAAGAAGTCTCATTAATTGTTAACAGAGTTGTAGAAACAGTAGAtgagagaaaaacagtcaaaggTCAGAAAGGAAGCAAACCTTTGTTGAACAGCTCCTCAGCCAGTGCTGCTGTGATGCCGTTAATCtcctgaaagagaaaagagagtttGTTAAAAACTGGATTCACtccaaaataacaaacaggTAAGAGTAGAGTTGTAGAGTTAAATACTCTCATTTCCTCACTGCTCTTTAATGATGTTCAAAGATGCTTTTTGTTAAGAATCTTAATCAAGGATTAACAAAAACTCTAACTGTGTTTGAGTCATTATGATAAGaatgtaatttatttgtatagcaccatTCACAAACAGATGTTGCGCCTCAGGAAAGAAATTGGGAAAAATACTAAGATAAGAGAGAGCAACAGACATTAAAAGCAGACAACCAGCtaagaacaagaacaaaagaacaaaaaaataaaacaagtgaaGCAAAGCTGGATAACATGATGTTATCCTCGATTAGTTACACAACATTGAAAGAACAGGGCTCAGTGAGACACCTCACCTCAGGCTGTGGACAtcattgttttcatcacagTGACATTACACAGTAGTTATGTCCTAATGCAGCATTAGAGCAACTGAATAATACGCAACaacaaaactgttttctgtGATCGTTTAAACTCCTCTGTGACAGCGATGTGTTGATCATTTCAGGTCACATGAGAATTATTTTCTATTGGCTGTTTATTCTGCAGAGACCTGAGGACTCAGAAAACACTGGTCTGCTGTTCTACTGACAACATCATATGATCACAGTCACTGACACCACAAAGCCATAAAGTACAGCTGACGGCAGCCTGGAGCAGCACTTCTAAATCTGGTAAATAATAGTAATTtactgaactgaaaaacaaactc
This Pagrus major chromosome 6, Pma_NU_1.0 DNA region includes the following protein-coding sequences:
- the nisch gene encoding nischarin isoform X3 gives rise to the protein MESTPFPEEVSERTVCVVGSELVENYTVYIIEVTDGEHKWTVKHRYSDFHDLHEKLTAEKKVDRRLLPPKKMLGKNSKSLVEKRQKELELYLQTLLLQFPQATPTPLACFLHFHLYEINGITAALAEELFNKGEQLLQAGEVFSLHPLQLYSVSQQLRLAKPTCCNGDAKTDLGHILDFTCRLRYLKMSGTRGPVGTSNIQESSLPFDLSVFKALLQIEISECSSQQIRGLPSLRSSLATLSIHRSTETMMSILVPEASEFSQWEAEGAESGCPVTAVIPVWRNLTTLDMSHNCISTIDNSVKLIPKVEFLDLSYNQLSTVENLQHLYNLVHVDLSYNSLKVLEAAHTRLGNIKTLSLAGNQLDQLTGLTKLYSLVNLDLSHNQLAQLEEIRNIGSLPCLEKLNLSSNPMCIIPDYRTKVLAQFGDRAAEVCLDGKVTTEKELDTVEVLKAIQKAKEVKDRMSSSDKKISEETRLSAAAPPHLSSSSPPPSSSSCCSSAVAPPAVTSSSSSSSSSSSSSSCPAQQAACPSQGNHK